One region of Salinibacterium sp. TMP30 genomic DNA includes:
- a CDS encoding MazG family protein: MTEPSAPHPELEKLIGTLERLRAPGGCAWDREQTHESLVQYLVEETYELVEAIEAGDPADMVEELGDVLYQVLFHSDIAAEAGKFTLEDVAANMTAKMIGRHPHVFGDTTAETADDVIAVWDDLKKTEKPHRTSVVDGIPQGMPALALADKLLGRAHKVGLLDATAPGAINVTEEDELGPLLLAIVASAKANGLDSERALRTALRGLSNEIQAHEGESARADLTSPTTDDN, from the coding sequence ATGACCGAGCCTTCCGCACCCCACCCCGAGCTTGAGAAATTGATCGGCACGCTAGAGCGACTTCGTGCGCCTGGCGGCTGTGCATGGGATCGCGAACAAACCCATGAGTCTCTCGTGCAGTACCTCGTCGAAGAGACTTACGAACTCGTCGAGGCAATTGAGGCGGGAGACCCGGCCGACATGGTCGAAGAACTCGGCGATGTTCTCTATCAGGTGCTTTTCCACTCCGACATTGCAGCTGAAGCAGGAAAATTCACCCTCGAAGATGTTGCGGCGAACATGACCGCCAAAATGATCGGCCGCCACCCCCACGTCTTTGGCGACACGACCGCAGAAACGGCTGACGACGTCATCGCGGTGTGGGACGACCTGAAGAAAACCGAGAAACCGCATCGCACGAGTGTCGTCGATGGTATTCCTCAGGGGATGCCCGCGCTTGCACTCGCGGACAAACTTCTGGGGCGGGCCCACAAAGTGGGACTGTTGGATGCCACAGCGCCGGGGGCGATCAACGTCACGGAAGAAGACGAACTCGGCCCGCTATTGCTGGCAATTGTGGCATCCGCGAAAGCTAACGGTCTTGATTCGGAGCGGGCCCTGCGCACAGCTTTGCGCGGGTTGAGCAATGAGATTCAGGCGCACGAGGGTGAGTCTGCGCGGGCAGACCTCACATCGCCGACGACAGACGACAACTAG
- a CDS encoding TetR/AcrR family transcriptional regulator translates to MARKPDPTRKPALIKQALEFLVDRPLSSLTFRSLAKALDVSTFTLVYHFGTRAELVREIVRANVRGMTAQDAADLPAATVDEYIASLYSAWQWTQLPENLHRQRLELEAGLLEAVERDQFAVTRHSFHQWVDLGARALVALGVDREQAVIESRLLVNTLQGMQFDLMVNENLVASNAVFNAAVQHHRDRIESHIGEVTR, encoded by the coding sequence ATGGCTCGCAAACCCGACCCGACCCGCAAGCCAGCACTGATTAAGCAAGCACTCGAATTCCTTGTTGATCGGCCGCTGTCTAGCCTCACCTTCCGTTCGCTCGCGAAAGCTCTCGACGTCAGTACCTTCACGCTTGTTTACCATTTCGGCACCCGTGCTGAACTCGTGCGCGAGATCGTTCGTGCCAACGTGAGGGGAATGACAGCACAGGATGCCGCGGATTTGCCGGCCGCTACCGTCGACGAGTACATAGCGAGTCTCTACTCGGCGTGGCAGTGGACTCAGCTGCCCGAAAACCTGCACCGCCAACGGCTTGAACTGGAGGCAGGACTGCTAGAAGCAGTCGAGCGCGACCAGTTCGCCGTCACACGCCACTCTTTCCATCAATGGGTCGACCTTGGTGCCCGTGCGCTCGTCGCATTAGGCGTCGACCGGGAGCAGGCGGTAATCGAGTCTCGACTGCTCGTCAATACGTTGCAGGGAATGCAATTCGATCTCATGGTGAACGAGAACCTTGTCGCCTCAAACGCCGTCTTTAACGCTGCGGTGCAGCATCATCGAGACCGCATCGAATCCCACATTGGCGAAGTAACACGCTAG
- a CDS encoding thermonuclease family protein has protein sequence MADQHKRPRRVAAAIATAVVGIVVITGCSGVSVPGFPDTHSGSPSAPATSADPESDSETGDGDAVSEGSSSGIPSGAFEATVNYVRDGDTLYLDNGNTELKVRLIGIDTPELDSQYNPDAGECYGEEARQLLRDFLPVGTTVWALEDRESEDRYGRSLLYVYLNDGTFVNLAMIELGAAESLKVGLNDRFWPQLREAEDQAYAAQRGMWGTC, from the coding sequence GTGGCCGACCAGCACAAACGCCCCCGACGTGTCGCTGCCGCTATCGCTACTGCGGTCGTCGGAATCGTCGTGATCACCGGATGCTCCGGAGTTTCAGTGCCGGGATTCCCTGACACCCATAGCGGATCTCCCAGCGCACCAGCGACATCCGCCGATCCAGAGTCTGACAGCGAAACAGGCGACGGCGATGCCGTGTCTGAGGGCTCCTCATCCGGGATCCCCTCTGGCGCTTTCGAGGCGACCGTCAACTATGTGCGCGATGGCGACACCCTCTACCTCGATAACGGAAACACCGAGCTGAAGGTACGACTGATCGGAATCGATACCCCCGAACTCGACAGCCAGTACAACCCCGATGCCGGCGAATGCTATGGCGAAGAGGCACGCCAACTTCTCCGCGACTTTCTCCCGGTAGGCACAACGGTCTGGGCGCTCGAGGATCGTGAGTCTGAAGACCGTTACGGCCGCTCGCTGCTCTATGTGTATCTCAACGACGGGACCTTCGTAAACCTTGCCATGATTGAACTGGGCGCCGCCGAATCGCTCAAGGTGGGGCTCAACGACCGCTTCTGGCCTCAGTTGCGCGAGGCCGAAGACCAGGCCTACGCTGCGCAACGGGGAATGTGGGGTACCTGCTAG
- a CDS encoding CPBP family intramembrane glutamic endopeptidase produces the protein MRKSAPIVTYVVISFGLSWLIAIPLWLGEGLASPLPLFYGVTVAMMFTPAIAALIVVFFVEKHPDGRSRRRALGLGSVRPVGRFLRYLGLALVVPPALILAALAVGVVFGVYPADFVNFSGFQETVDAQLEAFGQAPVAIPIGLLVAAQFLNVLIGSIVNVIPALGEELGWRGWLLPKLLPLGVVPAILISGVIWGLWHAPLILLGYNYGDAPGALALAAMVGMTIVIGAVFSWLRIRSESVWPAALAHGAFNAAAGFSLVFVMAGETFSPLEATILGWTGWLVPLLLVTVLLATGQFRAPAARDSALPAESASLAGSE, from the coding sequence ATGCGCAAGTCCGCTCCGATCGTCACCTATGTGGTCATCAGCTTTGGGCTGTCGTGGCTCATCGCAATCCCGTTGTGGCTGGGCGAGGGCCTCGCTAGCCCACTGCCACTGTTTTATGGGGTGACAGTCGCGATGATGTTTACTCCCGCAATCGCCGCTCTCATTGTGGTGTTCTTTGTCGAGAAGCACCCGGATGGGCGCTCGCGACGTCGCGCGCTCGGCTTGGGTTCGGTTCGGCCGGTGGGGCGGTTCTTGCGCTATCTCGGGCTTGCCCTCGTGGTGCCGCCGGCACTCATTCTCGCTGCGCTGGCTGTCGGTGTGGTGTTCGGTGTCTATCCAGCGGATTTCGTGAACTTTTCCGGCTTTCAAGAGACCGTGGATGCCCAACTTGAGGCATTCGGGCAGGCACCCGTTGCCATCCCCATTGGTCTTCTCGTCGCAGCCCAGTTCCTCAATGTGCTGATCGGTTCGATCGTGAACGTTATTCCCGCCCTCGGTGAAGAACTTGGATGGCGTGGCTGGCTTCTGCCCAAACTTCTACCGCTAGGAGTCGTTCCGGCGATCCTGATCTCAGGCGTGATCTGGGGGCTGTGGCACGCGCCGCTCATCCTGCTCGGTTACAACTACGGTGATGCTCCCGGCGCGCTCGCGCTCGCGGCAATGGTGGGCATGACAATCGTGATCGGTGCGGTGTTCTCGTGGCTGCGCATCCGCTCGGAGTCTGTATGGCCCGCGGCTCTAGCTCACGGTGCGTTCAACGCTGCGGCCGGGTTCTCGCTGGTGTTTGTTATGGCGGGCGAAACCTTTAGTCCACTCGAAGCAACCATTCTTGGCTGGACCGGGTGGTTAGTTCCTCTTCTCCTTGTCACTGTTTTGTTAGCAACGGGTCAGTTTCGCGCCCCCGCAGCGCGAGACTCCGCGTTACCTGCGGAGTCGGCATCGCTTGCTGGCTCGGAGTAG
- the hisS gene encoding histidine--tRNA ligase, with amino-acid sequence MASTVNPPRGMRDFLPADKAHRERVLGVIRGSYRAHGFDEIETPVMEDSSRLHSGLGGDNEKLAFAVMKRGLTADKLQAASEALDLADLGLRFDLTVPLARFYATHRAELPKVFRAIQIAPVWRAERPQKGRYRQFVQCDIDIMGEPGASAEIELITATAATLDALGIEGCTIRINDRRLLTSALTALGFPSKEHESVLITVDKLDKLGADGVVAELRERAFPDAPVAALAEFLTRPQPETTPEFTADAIRAALPAGVNEAVIAEIATIGHAVEAGRGTSGALIEFDPWLVRGMGYYTGAIFEVAHPSLGYSLGGGGRYDGMIGRFLGSEVPAVGFSLGFERLVDLVELDDADSDDQVALVYDADVDAATLVRLQAELIRDGKRVRLELRPRKLPQLLDQLSESGFTSFATVRTDTLSVASLEFKPLSGQ; translated from the coding sequence ATGGCGTCAACTGTTAACCCTCCTCGCGGCATGCGCGATTTCCTCCCCGCAGATAAAGCCCACCGTGAGCGGGTGCTCGGTGTGATCCGGGGCAGCTATCGCGCACACGGGTTCGATGAAATCGAGACCCCGGTGATGGAAGACAGTTCACGGCTTCACTCCGGTTTGGGCGGCGACAACGAGAAGCTCGCGTTCGCTGTCATGAAGCGGGGGCTCACCGCTGACAAGCTGCAGGCGGCATCCGAAGCTCTCGATCTTGCCGACCTAGGGTTACGCTTCGACCTCACGGTGCCGCTCGCCCGGTTCTACGCCACCCACCGTGCTGAACTGCCAAAAGTGTTCCGGGCAATTCAGATTGCCCCGGTGTGGCGAGCTGAACGACCGCAAAAGGGGCGCTACCGCCAATTCGTGCAGTGCGACATCGACATCATGGGGGAGCCTGGCGCGAGCGCCGAGATCGAGCTGATCACAGCCACTGCCGCAACGCTCGACGCCCTCGGTATCGAGGGGTGCACCATTCGAATCAACGACCGTCGCCTTCTCACGAGTGCGCTCACTGCGCTGGGGTTCCCGTCGAAGGAACACGAGTCCGTGTTGATCACCGTCGACAAGCTCGACAAGCTCGGCGCTGACGGCGTGGTCGCAGAACTACGCGAACGTGCGTTCCCCGATGCACCGGTTGCGGCGCTCGCCGAATTTCTCACACGCCCGCAGCCAGAGACAACGCCAGAATTCACGGCGGATGCCATCCGGGCTGCCCTCCCCGCGGGCGTCAACGAGGCGGTCATTGCCGAAATCGCGACTATTGGTCACGCGGTCGAAGCCGGTCGAGGCACTTCGGGGGCCCTCATCGAGTTCGATCCATGGTTGGTGCGCGGAATGGGCTACTACACGGGGGCAATCTTTGAGGTGGCTCACCCCTCTCTCGGCTATTCGCTGGGTGGTGGTGGTCGCTACGACGGCATGATCGGTCGCTTCCTCGGCAGCGAAGTTCCCGCCGTCGGGTTCTCGCTTGGCTTCGAGCGCCTCGTTGATCTCGTCGAATTGGATGACGCTGACAGCGACGATCAGGTTGCTCTCGTCTACGACGCGGATGTCGACGCGGCGACTCTCGTGCGTCTGCAAGCTGAACTCATTCGGGATGGCAAACGTGTGCGACTCGAGCTGCGGCCACGCAAGTTGCCGCAGCTACTCGATCAGCTGAGTGAGAGCGGATTCACGAGTTTCGCAACAGTGCGCACAGATACTCTCAGCGTTGCTAGCCTTGAATTCAAGCCGCTCAGTGGGCAGTAG
- a CDS encoding CPBP family intramembrane glutamic endopeptidase, which translates to MLDPSNPVMLVLLWLTLVGVLAALALRTFRRDQREYRRFKRFRTTKRRQLMLRRWLIISFTLFGGMAAVTLVASGSFAAPLLAEVQAWPWVSWLLSVLAARPSVTSGVIIGVIIGVVGLTVVGVVAVRKEGDEIVSVGDIQAILPRNRQELVLGGLLSINAGVVEELLFRLALPALLFATTGNAIVAVVGSLLLFGLLHSYQGVAGIVITTVIGALFMALYVLSGSILVAIIAHAVVDLRSLVVIPMAVSRVHLIDGRLNPFAFTPKRETAASGARAEPPAVTPTEN; encoded by the coding sequence ATGCTCGACCCCTCCAATCCCGTCATGCTCGTGCTCTTGTGGCTCACCCTCGTCGGGGTGCTTGCAGCACTTGCCCTGCGCACGTTCCGCCGGGATCAGCGCGAGTATCGCCGCTTCAAGAGATTTCGCACCACGAAACGTCGCCAACTCATGTTGCGTCGCTGGCTGATCATCTCGTTTACCCTGTTCGGTGGAATGGCTGCGGTGACGCTCGTAGCCAGTGGCAGTTTCGCCGCTCCCCTACTGGCAGAGGTGCAGGCCTGGCCCTGGGTGTCGTGGCTACTTTCTGTGCTCGCCGCCAGGCCATCGGTGACGTCCGGCGTCATCATCGGCGTCATCATCGGCGTGGTCGGCCTCACGGTCGTCGGTGTCGTCGCGGTGCGAAAAGAGGGTGATGAGATCGTCAGCGTTGGTGACATTCAGGCGATCCTGCCACGTAACCGCCAAGAGCTTGTGCTGGGCGGGCTCCTGTCGATCAACGCCGGGGTGGTCGAAGAACTTCTCTTTAGGCTCGCCCTGCCCGCACTGCTCTTCGCGACAACCGGCAACGCCATTGTTGCGGTTGTGGGAAGCCTGCTGCTGTTTGGTCTCCTGCACTCGTATCAGGGGGTTGCGGGCATCGTCATCACGACGGTGATCGGAGCGCTCTTCATGGCACTCTATGTGCTGAGCGGCAGCATCCTCGTTGCTATTATCGCCCATGCTGTGGTCGATTTGCGGTCGCTCGTCGTGATTCCGATGGCTGTTAGCCGCGTCCACCTCATCGACGGACGCCTCAATCCGTTCGCATTCACTCCGAAAAGGGAAACGGCTGCCAGTGGTGCACGCGCTGAGCCACCAGCCGTCACCCCGACCGAAAACTGA